One stretch of Caldalkalibacillus uzonensis DNA includes these proteins:
- a CDS encoding Rqc2 family fibronectin-binding protein, which translates to MAFDGMMIYALLQEMRSLESGRITKIYQPFERDIVLYIRAQGTNHRLLLSANPTYPRLHLTAEQLPNPEQAPMFCMVLRKYLEGGIIERIHQPEAERIVWIDVRSKNEIGDTYMKRLIIEVMGRHSNLILMDPETGKIIDSINHLSPSVNQYRVVLPGRPYVSPPEQDKENPFKVTKELFLRKLDFNQGKIDRQIVQHFNGISPLLAKEIVYQAGLPRQDQLWESFNRLIKRIKTGHYDPVIVDTDQKTFFYLFPLTHVKGQVTHYQTISRMLDAYFTEKARKDRLKQTANDLIKRLKTEITKNQKKQAKLEQTLEESEQADTYRLFGELLTAYMHQVERGTTEVEVVNYYDEQGKTVTIPLDPELAPNENAQRYFKKYNKAKAAREMAAEQLTKTKEEIAYLETLLHQLEQASWSDIEEIREEMVEQGYIRERGKHRKKRKQELPKPETFYSSEGIPILVGRNNKQNDYLTTRLASSHDTWLHTKDIPGSHVIIRRQQFNETTLLEAASLAAYFSKARDSSQVPVDYTLVKHVRKPKGAKPGFVIYDQHKTIFVTPQEELVRKLKTKT; encoded by the coding sequence ATGGCATTTGACGGAATGATGATTTACGCCCTGTTGCAAGAAATGAGATCATTGGAAAGTGGCCGGATTACCAAAATTTATCAACCTTTTGAGCGTGATATCGTGCTGTATATCCGTGCCCAAGGCACCAACCACCGCTTGTTGCTTTCGGCCAATCCTACTTATCCTCGACTCCATTTAACAGCTGAACAACTGCCCAATCCGGAGCAGGCCCCTATGTTTTGCATGGTGTTGCGCAAGTATTTGGAAGGGGGCATCATTGAGCGCATCCATCAGCCGGAAGCAGAGCGGATCGTCTGGATCGATGTCCGTTCCAAGAACGAAATTGGGGATACCTATATGAAGCGGCTGATTATTGAAGTGATGGGACGTCACAGCAATCTCATCCTGATGGACCCGGAAACCGGCAAAATCATTGACAGCATCAATCACCTGTCTCCCTCCGTGAACCAGTACCGGGTCGTTTTGCCCGGCCGGCCCTATGTATCTCCGCCTGAGCAAGATAAAGAAAACCCTTTTAAGGTAACCAAAGAGCTATTTTTACGGAAGTTGGATTTTAATCAAGGTAAGATAGACCGGCAGATTGTCCAGCACTTTAACGGCATCAGTCCCCTTTTAGCGAAAGAAATCGTATATCAGGCCGGATTGCCCAGACAGGACCAACTGTGGGAAAGTTTCAACAGGCTGATCAAGCGAATTAAAACGGGACATTATGACCCCGTCATCGTGGATACCGACCAAAAAACCTTTTTTTACCTGTTTCCTTTGACCCATGTTAAGGGCCAAGTGACCCATTACCAAACAATAAGCAGAATGCTGGATGCTTATTTTACAGAAAAAGCCAGGAAAGACCGCCTTAAACAGACAGCCAACGATCTGATCAAACGCCTTAAAACAGAAATCACCAAAAACCAAAAGAAGCAAGCCAAGTTGGAACAAACACTAGAGGAAAGTGAACAGGCCGACACATACCGATTGTTTGGCGAACTGCTGACCGCCTATATGCACCAGGTGGAACGGGGAACCACCGAAGTGGAAGTGGTCAATTATTACGATGAACAGGGCAAAACCGTCACCATCCCTTTAGACCCTGAGCTTGCTCCCAATGAAAATGCCCAGCGCTACTTCAAAAAATATAACAAAGCCAAAGCAGCCAGAGAAATGGCAGCGGAACAGCTCACTAAAACCAAGGAAGAAATCGCTTATTTGGAAACGCTCCTTCACCAGTTGGAACAAGCATCCTGGTCTGATATCGAGGAAATCAGGGAAGAGATGGTTGAACAGGGGTATATCCGCGAACGGGGCAAACACCGCAAAAAACGCAAACAGGAGCTGCCCAAGCCGGAGACGTTTTACTCCTCTGAGGGCATCCCCATTCTGGTGGGACGGAACAACAAACAGAATGATTATCTGACGACGCGCTTGGCTTCGTCCCATGACACCTGGCTGCATACCAAAGATATTCCCGGTTCCCATGTGATCATCCGCCGCCAGCAGTTTAATGAAACAACGCTCTTAGAAGCTGCCAGCCTGGCCGCTTATTTTAGCAAAGCGCGTGATTCGAGCCAGGTTCCTGTGGACTACACCTTGGTTAAACATGTGCGCAAACCTAAAGGAGCCAAACCCGGTTTTGTCATCTATGACCAGCACAAAACCATTTTTGTCACCCCGCAAGAGGAACTGGTCAGGAAATTGAAAACCAAAACCTGA
- a CDS encoding nicotinate phosphoribosyltransferase, whose amino-acid sequence MNKTLLTDLYQINMMYAHFKNGKLNQQTVFDLYFRKNPSQSGYAIAAGLEQVVEYICQLRFTDEDIAYLRSVERYDEDFLQYLKQLRFTGDLYAVPEGTVVFPHEPLLRVRAPIGEAQLIETAILNMINHQTLIATKASRIVEAAGGGLVMEFGLRRAQGPDAGVYGARAAFVGGVKATSNVLAGKKFGIPIKGTHSHAYVQSYPSEYDAFLDFARTFPHNCILLVDTYDTLNSGVPNAIKVFKKMKDELGDQFVQFGIRLDSGDLAYLSKAARKMLDEAGFEEALIVASSDLDEYLIRDLRAQGAQIDAWGVGTNLITSKDCPALGGVYKLVAEEEDGRLVPKIKVSENPQKITNPGYKKVVRFYDRDSKRALVDLIMLEEEPIPRKAFIAFDPVNTWKRKKVENFETRELLVPIFKNGELVYELPKLTEIQRYAQQEKERFAPEIRRLINPHGYHVDLSQKLWELKHRLLSEAK is encoded by the coding sequence ATGAACAAAACGTTGTTAACTGATCTTTACCAGATCAATATGATGTATGCACACTTTAAAAATGGAAAGTTGAATCAACAAACGGTCTTTGACCTTTATTTCCGCAAGAACCCCAGTCAAAGCGGCTATGCCATCGCGGCAGGATTGGAGCAGGTTGTGGAATATATCTGCCAGCTGCGGTTTACTGACGAGGACATCGCCTATTTAAGGTCAGTGGAGCGTTATGATGAGGATTTTCTACAGTATTTAAAGCAATTAAGGTTTACGGGAGATCTCTATGCGGTGCCTGAAGGAACGGTTGTCTTTCCCCACGAGCCGCTGTTAAGGGTCAGGGCACCTATAGGGGAAGCCCAGCTCATTGAAACTGCCATTCTGAACATGATTAATCACCAGACCTTGATTGCCACCAAAGCCTCCCGGATTGTGGAGGCGGCCGGAGGGGGGCTGGTGATGGAATTCGGTTTGCGCCGGGCGCAAGGGCCTGATGCCGGGGTGTACGGTGCAAGGGCAGCATTTGTGGGAGGGGTCAAGGCCACGTCCAATGTGTTAGCGGGGAAAAAATTTGGCATTCCCATCAAAGGCACTCATTCCCATGCTTATGTACAAAGTTATCCGTCCGAGTATGACGCATTTCTAGATTTTGCCCGAACCTTTCCCCATAACTGCATTTTGCTGGTGGATACGTATGATACGTTAAACAGCGGGGTGCCCAATGCTATTAAAGTCTTTAAGAAAATGAAGGACGAGCTGGGGGATCAGTTCGTCCAGTTCGGCATCCGATTGGACAGCGGCGACCTGGCCTATTTGTCCAAAGCAGCCCGGAAAATGCTGGATGAGGCCGGTTTTGAAGAAGCACTGATTGTGGCTTCCAGCGACCTTGATGAATATTTGATCAGGGATTTGAGAGCGCAAGGCGCTCAAATTGATGCCTGGGGTGTAGGTACCAATTTAATCACATCCAAGGACTGCCCCGCCCTTGGTGGAGTGTATAAGCTGGTCGCTGAGGAAGAAGATGGCCGGTTGGTACCTAAAATTAAGGTAAGTGAAAACCCGCAAAAAATCACCAATCCTGGCTACAAAAAAGTAGTGCGTTTTTACGACCGGGATTCCAAACGGGCCCTGGTGGATTTAATCATGCTGGAAGAAGAGCCGATCCCAAGGAAAGCATTTATCGCTTTTGACCCTGTTAACACTTGGAAACGAAAAAAAGTGGAAAACTTTGAAACTAGGGAACTGCTTGTCCCCATTTTCAAAAATGGTGAACTTGTTTATGAGTTGCCTAAGTTAACCGAAATACAACGTTACGCCCAGCAAGAGAAAGAACGCTTTGCTCCTGAAATCAGGCGTTTGATCAATCCGCATGGTTACCACGTCGACCTCTCTCAAAAATTGTGGGAATTGAAGCATCGTCTGCTTTCAGAGGCTAAATAA
- the ligD gene encoding non-homologous end-joining DNA ligase, with protein MNTSTHTLPSLSPMLPALSSTIPRGEEWRYELKFDGYRALVYWTVDSIHIVSRNGKLYNELFPEVVDACLRFTPQLKDQLPLIVDGELCILASPARADFSLIQQRGRFRSLPKIASAAKKHPATLICFDLLHYQDQDLRFRPYLERKEHLKQVLGPLLPSQPGARDASLRLIEVYEQPDHLWELVLAEDAEGIVAKLGCSVWQSGKRTTDWIKVKNYKLATCFITAYDKQNAYFHVGVLRDKEVQPVGLFSHGLSDTERRALVEIVKQNKAGESRSMITMEPSLCVDIKFLQVYKQQLREPRFAGFRTDVQWEECTWLKLINSARRST; from the coding sequence ATGAACACCTCCACCCACACACTTCCCTCCCTCTCGCCCATGCTGCCCGCGTTATCCTCAACCATTCCCCGCGGGGAAGAGTGGCGGTACGAACTTAAATTTGACGGTTACCGGGCGCTGGTGTATTGGACGGTGGACAGCATCCATATTGTCAGCCGCAACGGCAAGCTGTACAATGAGCTTTTTCCCGAGGTTGTGGATGCTTGCTTACGCTTCACTCCGCAACTTAAAGATCAGCTTCCCCTCATTGTGGACGGTGAGTTGTGTATTCTGGCCTCCCCAGCCAGAGCGGACTTCAGCTTAATCCAGCAGCGCGGCCGCTTCCGCTCTCTCCCAAAAATTGCCAGTGCAGCAAAAAAACACCCGGCCACCTTGATCTGTTTTGATTTGCTGCATTACCAAGATCAAGATCTCCGCTTCCGCCCCTACCTTGAGAGAAAAGAACACCTGAAACAGGTGCTGGGTCCTCTGTTGCCGTCCCAGCCCGGTGCGAGAGATGCCTCTCTCCGTTTGATAGAGGTGTATGAACAGCCTGATCACTTGTGGGAACTGGTCCTGGCCGAAGATGCTGAAGGCATTGTGGCCAAGCTGGGCTGTAGCGTCTGGCAGAGCGGAAAGCGCACCACCGACTGGATCAAAGTAAAAAACTATAAACTGGCCACCTGCTTTATCACCGCTTACGACAAACAGAATGCCTATTTTCATGTGGGCGTCTTACGGGATAAAGAGGTACAGCCGGTGGGCTTATTTTCCCATGGTTTAAGTGACACTGAACGCCGGGCTTTGGTAGAGATCGTCAAACAGAACAAAGCAGGCGAATCCCGGTCCATGATCACAATGGAGCCCAGTCTATGCGTGGATATCAAGTTTTTACAGGTTTATAAACAGCAGCTGCGGGAACCCCGTTTTGCCGGTTTTCGTACGGATGTTCAGTGGGAGGAGTGCACATGGCTAAAGCTGATCAACAGCGCCAGACGGTCAACCTAG
- a CDS encoding DUF84 family protein, producing MIEHPLHMAVGTISSKKLEYLNLTLGHLGLEAELYPVNVNSGVSEQPLSSAETKKGSLLRARHALQVVNRASCAIGIEIGYERDEQGRYHILGWATIIDRKDRQVAAQSQPFLLPRYHHQILTKGLPLGEFVDDYVRQSMPHTQQQYMAAIIRDRRPFIKQAIEAALLQYVNYGQFFDK from the coding sequence ATGATTGAGCACCCTTTACATATGGCTGTAGGCACCATATCCTCCAAAAAACTTGAATATCTTAACCTGACCCTGGGTCACCTCGGTTTGGAAGCTGAGCTTTACCCGGTCAATGTGAACAGCGGCGTATCTGAACAGCCCCTTTCCTCAGCAGAAACAAAAAAAGGCTCCCTTCTGCGAGCCAGACATGCCTTACAAGTTGTGAACAGGGCGAGTTGTGCCATTGGCATTGAGATCGGCTATGAACGAGACGAGCAAGGGCGCTACCATATTTTAGGATGGGCAACTATAATTGACCGTAAGGATAGACAAGTTGCTGCCCAGTCCCAGCCGTTCCTGCTGCCTCGTTACCACCACCAGATCTTAACTAAAGGGCTTCCCCTAGGGGAATTTGTGGATGACTATGTGCGCCAGAGCATGCCACACACTCAGCAGCAGTATATGGCCGCAATCATTCGTGACCGTAGACCGTTTATTAAGCAAGCCATTGAGGCTGCCCTGCTCCAATATGTAAACTATGGTCAATTTTTTGACAAATAA
- the ligD gene encoding non-homologous end-joining DNA ligase — MAKADQQRQTVNLDGYLVDLTSLDKLVWPDRDINKSAYLYYLSHTAEYMLPWLRGRHLTVIRYPHGITGESFYQKNCPAYAPEFIQTDTHEGINYIVCSNLATLIWLGNQLALEFHIPFQHVETDKPSEIVFDLDPPDREQFHVAVKAALIMKKLFDKLGLTSFIKTSGNKGLQVYIPIPKKTYTYGQTRLFTSFVARYLVSEQPGLFTIERLKKKRRGRLYVDYVQHAPGKTIIAPYSPRANPEALVATPLYWDEVDSRLRPEQFSLKNIPTRLKKQGCPFESFDKARDNQPFDVILEWINTHQKV, encoded by the coding sequence ATGGCTAAAGCTGATCAACAGCGCCAGACGGTCAACCTAGATGGTTATTTAGTTGATTTGACCAGCCTGGATAAATTGGTCTGGCCAGACAGAGACATAAACAAATCGGCGTACCTGTATTATTTATCACATACAGCAGAGTATATGCTCCCCTGGCTGAGAGGCAGGCACCTGACCGTCATCCGTTATCCCCACGGGATTACAGGCGAATCCTTTTATCAAAAAAATTGCCCTGCTTATGCGCCTGAGTTCATCCAGACAGATACCCATGAAGGGATAAACTACATTGTTTGTTCTAATTTAGCCACCCTGATCTGGCTGGGCAATCAACTGGCCCTGGAGTTTCACATTCCTTTTCAACATGTGGAGACTGACAAGCCCTCGGAAATTGTGTTTGACTTGGATCCCCCTGACAGGGAGCAGTTTCATGTCGCTGTGAAGGCCGCATTGATCATGAAGAAGCTGTTTGATAAACTGGGTCTTACTTCTTTTATCAAAACGTCGGGCAACAAAGGATTGCAAGTGTACATTCCCATTCCAAAAAAAACCTACACCTATGGCCAAACGCGCTTGTTCACCTCGTTTGTGGCCCGTTATCTGGTCTCAGAGCAACCGGGACTGTTCACCATTGAACGCTTAAAGAAAAAACGGCGCGGCCGCCTGTATGTGGACTATGTTCAGCATGCGCCAGGCAAAACCATTATTGCCCCTTATTCCCCCCGCGCCAATCCGGAAGCGTTAGTCGCCACCCCTTTATACTGGGATGAAGTGGATAGCCGCTTAAGACCCGAACAATTTTCCCTGAAAAACATCCCCACCCGGCTTAAAAAACAAGGTTGCCCCTTTGAATCCTTTGACAAGGCCCGGGACAACCAACCGTTTGATGTCATTTTGGAGTGGATCAATACGCATCAAAAAGTGTAG
- a CDS encoding SCP2 sterol-binding domain-containing protein, protein MSVKEVLTRLVDKANDSPDKIKNINEVFQFEINGQQVGTFQVKVNDDKVEVVEGTPYEAACVFALSDEHFISLAEGKLNPAMAVMTGKVKIKGDMSKALKLQNLLK, encoded by the coding sequence ATGTCCGTCAAAGAGGTCTTGACTCGGTTAGTGGACAAAGCAAACGACAGTCCGGATAAGATTAAAAACATTAATGAAGTATTTCAATTTGAAATTAATGGACAACAGGTAGGCACCTTCCAAGTTAAAGTTAATGATGACAAAGTGGAAGTTGTGGAAGGAACACCATATGAAGCGGCCTGTGTGTTTGCCTTATCTGACGAACATTTTATCAGTTTGGCGGAGGGTAAGCTTAACCCCGCCATGGCTGTCATGACGGGGAAAGTAAAAATTAAGGGGGATATGTCCAAAGCACTTAAACTGCAAAACCTATTAAAGTGA
- a CDS encoding carboxypeptidase M32 produces the protein MAVSQGDVQKALETFGQLDQKISHFKELLSLANWDLHTGAPKKGRSLRSKAIGTLSSEVFQLSLSTEMGKCLDTLSDPDIQAQLDEVVRAKVRLYKRHYNKSKQIPPEEYQAYVVLTSQAQDVWIEAKTKKDFSIFRETLKKIVDFNKKFIDYYGYKDHPYDALLDEYEPGLTVQTLDQLFGDLRTKTIDLLERIQSSGNHPRTEIFHQRFDIKQQEAFSLFVLPKLGYDLEAGRLDVSAHPFATGLNTGDVRITTRYMENDMRSAIFGTIHECGHALYEQGVNPEFEGTILCGGTSMGIHESQSRFLENMVGRSFEFWTYFFDDLKRFFPEQFQDVSVEDFGRAVNTVEPSLIRVEADELTYNLHIMIRYEIEKELMAGELEVDDLPAVWNQKMEEYLGITPPDDAQGVLQDVHWSFGGFGYFPSYSLGNLYAAQILHTIRQDMPDFYEKVQNGEFLPIREWLRENIHQYGKLYTPNELIKKVTGEELNAKYLIDYFEEKYSKVYQL, from the coding sequence TTGGCCGTGAGTCAAGGCGATGTGCAAAAAGCGTTGGAAACATTTGGGCAACTGGATCAGAAAATTTCTCACTTTAAGGAACTGCTGTCGCTGGCCAACTGGGATTTGCATACAGGCGCTCCCAAAAAAGGACGCTCATTACGGTCCAAAGCGATCGGCACCTTATCATCCGAAGTTTTCCAACTTTCGTTATCCACAGAGATGGGAAAATGTTTAGACACATTAAGTGATCCTGACATCCAAGCTCAGTTGGATGAAGTAGTGCGGGCCAAGGTGAGGTTATATAAACGCCATTACAACAAGTCAAAGCAAATACCTCCAGAGGAGTATCAGGCATATGTGGTCTTAACCTCTCAAGCACAAGACGTCTGGATAGAGGCCAAGACAAAAAAAGATTTTTCTATTTTCCGTGAGACCCTCAAAAAAATCGTTGACTTTAATAAGAAGTTTATTGATTATTACGGTTATAAAGATCATCCGTATGACGCGCTGCTTGATGAATATGAGCCTGGTCTCACGGTTCAGACACTGGATCAACTGTTCGGTGATTTGCGGACAAAAACGATAGACTTATTGGAGCGCATTCAAAGTTCAGGCAATCATCCGCGTACGGAGATCTTTCACCAACGGTTTGATATTAAACAACAAGAAGCATTCAGTTTATTTGTCCTGCCCAAACTGGGTTATGATTTAGAAGCCGGACGGCTGGATGTGAGCGCCCATCCCTTTGCCACTGGTCTTAACACAGGCGATGTGCGCATTACCACCCGCTATATGGAAAACGATATGCGCAGTGCGATATTCGGCACCATCCACGAATGCGGACATGCCTTGTATGAACAGGGGGTTAACCCCGAGTTTGAAGGAACCATTTTGTGCGGCGGCACTTCGATGGGCATTCATGAGTCTCAATCCCGCTTCCTGGAAAACATGGTGGGACGCAGCTTTGAATTCTGGACCTATTTCTTTGATGATTTAAAGCGCTTCTTCCCTGAGCAGTTCCAAGATGTTTCTGTGGAGGATTTTGGCCGGGCTGTCAACACAGTGGAACCATCCTTGATTCGCGTGGAAGCAGATGAGTTAACGTATAACTTACATATTATGATCCGCTATGAAATCGAAAAGGAGCTGATGGCGGGTGAGCTTGAAGTGGATGACTTGCCCGCCGTCTGGAATCAAAAGATGGAAGAATATCTAGGCATCACTCCTCCCGATGATGCCCAGGGCGTCCTCCAGGACGTGCACTGGTCTTTTGGCGGCTTTGGTTATTTTCCTTCCTATTCTCTTGGCAACCTGTATGCAGCCCAAATCCTGCACACCATCCGCCAAGACATGCCGGATTTTTATGAGAAGGTGCAGAACGGAGAGTTTCTCCCCATCAGGGAGTGGTTAAGGGAGAACATTCATCAGTATGGCAAACTGTATACGCCCAATGAGCTGATTAAAAAAGTAACCGGAGAAGAGTTAAACGCCAAATACCTGATTGATTACTTTGAAGAAAAATACAGCAAAGTCTATCAGTTGTAA
- the ku gene encoding non-homologous end joining protein Ku gives MHTIWKGSISFGLVHIPIKLYAATDNKQIQLRQLHQECHTPIKYDKVCPVCEEKVSQEEIVKGYEYDKGHFVVLGDEELEAIAAIKSKTIDIIDFIQLKEIDPIYFNRSYYLGPTENGEKAYALLKQAMEDTEKVAIAKFILRAKEQLAAIRVYQRALVIETLHYPDEIRSVEHIPGLAEMELEDKELNMAKQLIDQLTTEFEPEQYTDEYRSKLKEIIENKITGDEIKIAKEVPETDIKSLMDALQESIEQTKKKTKRRRTTKKKAKTS, from the coding sequence ATGCACACTATCTGGAAGGGGTCCATCAGTTTCGGCTTGGTGCATATTCCCATTAAACTTTATGCAGCCACGGATAATAAACAAATCCAACTGCGCCAGTTGCATCAGGAATGCCATACACCCATCAAGTATGATAAAGTGTGTCCGGTTTGCGAAGAAAAAGTGAGCCAGGAAGAGATTGTCAAAGGGTATGAATATGATAAAGGTCACTTTGTCGTCCTCGGTGACGAAGAACTGGAGGCCATAGCGGCCATCAAAAGCAAAACGATTGACATTATTGATTTCATCCAGTTAAAAGAGATTGATCCCATTTACTTTAACCGTTCCTATTACCTGGGGCCCACCGAAAACGGAGAAAAAGCCTATGCCCTTTTAAAACAGGCCATGGAGGACACAGAAAAGGTGGCTATCGCCAAATTTATTTTACGGGCCAAAGAACAATTGGCCGCCATCCGGGTCTACCAGCGGGCACTGGTGATTGAAACCCTCCATTACCCTGATGAGATCCGCTCTGTGGAGCATATTCCGGGTCTAGCAGAAATGGAGCTTGAGGATAAAGAGTTAAACATGGCTAAACAATTGATTGACCAGTTGACAACAGAGTTTGAACCTGAACAGTACACCGATGAATACCGGAGCAAACTAAAAGAGATCATTGAGAACAAGATTACCGGAGATGAAATCAAAATTGCCAAAGAAGTGCCTGAAACGGATATTAAGAGCTTGATGGATGCCCTGCAGGAAAGCATTGAGCAGACCAAGAAAAAGACCAAACGCCGCCGCACCACCAAAAAGAAGGCTAAAACATCATGA
- a CDS encoding DUF3054 domain-containing protein, producing the protein MSAALVGIGDAIVLLLFVFLGGMEHGMTVTTGYVLSTAWPFLVTWFVVGGALGVFGPTVLNQPKQAFKTVSLAWLLAGVLGLVIRGFLEQAVPSLPFILVTLGFNYVLLTGWRVALAFVRHKWSH; encoded by the coding sequence TTGTCAGCTGCTCTAGTAGGGATTGGAGACGCCATAGTATTGTTGTTGTTTGTGTTTTTAGGTGGCATGGAGCACGGTATGACCGTGACCACCGGTTATGTACTCAGCACTGCCTGGCCTTTTCTCGTCACCTGGTTTGTGGTTGGTGGCGCTCTTGGGGTTTTCGGCCCCACTGTATTAAACCAGCCTAAACAAGCGTTTAAGACAGTGTCCTTGGCCTGGCTCTTGGCTGGTGTACTTGGTTTGGTCATCAGAGGTTTCTTAGAACAGGCTGTGCCGTCTTTGCCATTCATTCTGGTCACACTTGGCTTTAATTATGTTTTGTTGACTGGTTGGAGGGTGGCGCTGGCCTTTGTCCGCCATAAATGGAGCCACTAA